The following are encoded together in the Dyella terrae genome:
- a CDS encoding nucleotidyltransferase family protein, whose product MTSSHAHTGAVILAAGSSSRYGALKQLIAIDGEPMVRRITRYVLAAGLHPVVVVVGAQSDRVTDCLSNLDVCAVSNPDWATGMGSSLATGVTTLMSQAAPLQSLMVMLADQPAIKVGDLERMLATHVARPNRILACHNKGDFAPPCIFPLTYVDELMALSGSEGARVLLDRHASDVQSFDLPAAFQDIDTPDDYNAWQTERGDPSTG is encoded by the coding sequence ATGACTTCATCGCATGCCCATACTGGCGCCGTGATCCTCGCTGCCGGAAGTTCCAGCCGCTACGGCGCGCTCAAGCAACTGATCGCCATTGATGGCGAACCCATGGTTCGACGCATCACGAGGTACGTGCTGGCGGCCGGTCTGCATCCGGTCGTAGTGGTGGTGGGCGCGCAAAGCGACCGCGTCACCGACTGTCTCAGCAATCTGGATGTGTGTGCCGTGAGCAATCCGGATTGGGCTACGGGCATGGGCAGCTCACTGGCCACGGGCGTCACGACATTGATGTCGCAGGCGGCGCCGTTGCAGTCACTGATGGTGATGCTGGCCGATCAGCCGGCGATCAAGGTGGGCGACCTGGAGCGCATGCTGGCGACCCATGTTGCCCGGCCCAACCGCATCCTTGCGTGTCACAACAAAGGCGACTTCGCGCCGCCATGCATCTTCCCTCTGACTTACGTCGACGAGCTCATGGCCTTGAGCGGCTCAGAGGGCGCGCGTGTCTTGCTCGACCGGCATGCTTCGGATGTCCAAAGCTTCGACTTGCCTGCAGCGTTTCAGGACATCGACACACCGGACGACTACAACGCCTGGCAGACCGAGCGCGGCGACCCGTCAACGGGCTAA
- a CDS encoding XdhC family protein — MKTLSPGKPPVALASLPGLIEHRRVPLLTAFMNVAQEFEPLYRAAQALDLRGDSGEAALVTITRTRGSTFRRAGASMLVHRDGRMVCELSGGCPQRDIVLRAQRAMETDQPAIVAYGRDSNYDVMIETGCGGELEVLIEPWREPDDVRFLHAIEALRTRRIPGIMASLFATDDLPVARRPWRLVQSHGDRWTNITHSALEQQILAHLAQTTTLPGNAMATRLHDAERHHDVLLECLQPPHALVVVGDGVGAGMLARLSHQLGWHTTLVGTSETANSEDGGVHRVFATPATLTAAVTLDSLTSVVVMTHRLERDLAYLAPLMATPVRYIGVIGSRQRAEQIRAAFPDDDRLHAPAGLDVGSETPQEIALAIAAEILATRNGRSGGSLIRSQAPIHP; from the coding sequence GTGAAGACGCTTTCACCTGGCAAGCCACCGGTTGCGCTGGCGTCCCTGCCCGGCTTGATAGAACATCGACGCGTCCCGTTACTGACTGCGTTCATGAACGTCGCCCAGGAATTCGAGCCGCTCTACCGTGCCGCCCAGGCGCTGGACCTGCGTGGTGATAGCGGCGAGGCCGCGCTCGTCACTATCACGCGTACTCGCGGCTCCACCTTTCGCCGGGCTGGCGCCAGCATGTTGGTGCATCGCGACGGCCGCATGGTCTGCGAGCTGTCGGGTGGGTGCCCGCAGCGGGATATTGTGCTGCGCGCGCAACGGGCGATGGAAACGGACCAGCCGGCCATCGTGGCGTACGGTCGCGACAGCAACTACGACGTCATGATCGAAACCGGTTGTGGTGGCGAGCTGGAGGTATTGATCGAGCCTTGGCGGGAGCCGGATGACGTGCGCTTCCTCCATGCCATTGAGGCGCTGAGGACGCGGCGCATCCCTGGCATCATGGCGTCGTTGTTCGCTACGGACGACCTCCCCGTGGCGCGGCGCCCCTGGCGCCTGGTCCAGAGTCATGGCGACCGTTGGACAAACATCACCCATTCGGCACTGGAGCAGCAAATTCTTGCGCACCTGGCGCAGACCACCACCCTGCCCGGCAATGCCATGGCAACCCGCCTGCACGACGCCGAACGGCATCACGATGTGCTGCTCGAATGCCTGCAGCCCCCGCATGCCCTGGTCGTGGTCGGCGACGGCGTCGGTGCAGGCATGCTCGCCCGCCTATCCCATCAACTCGGCTGGCACACCACACTGGTGGGCACCAGCGAAACAGCGAACTCGGAGGATGGTGGCGTGCACCGTGTGTTCGCTACGCCAGCCACACTGACAGCTGCTGTAACGCTCGACAGCCTGACGTCCGTGGTGGTCATGACGCATCGCCTGGAGCGCGACCTGGCCTATCTGGCGCCACTAATGGCAACGCCCGTGCGTTACATCGGCGTCATTGGCTCCCGGCAGCGCGCCGAACAGATACGCGCGGCCTTTCCGGATGACGATCGTCTGCACGCGCCCGCCGGTCTCGATGTCGGCTCTGAAACACCGCAGGAGATCGCCCTCGCCATCGCCGCGGAAATTCTCGCTACGCGCAATGGTCGCAGCGGCGGCTCGCTGATCCGTTCGCAGGCGCCCATACATCCATGA
- the cynS gene encoding cyanase, producing the protein MIQSQHHPFARQALAETIVAAKLKKDLSFEQLTEGTGLSLAFVTAALLGQHALPAEAAQVVAAKLGLDGDAVALLQTIPLRGSIPDRVPTDPTIYRFYEMLQVYGTTLKALVHEKFGDGIISAINFKLDVQKIDDPEGGSRAVITLDGKYLPTKPF; encoded by the coding sequence ATGATCCAGTCGCAACATCACCCGTTCGCCCGCCAGGCGCTGGCGGAAACCATCGTCGCCGCCAAGCTCAAGAAGGACTTGTCCTTCGAGCAACTCACCGAAGGCACAGGCCTAAGCCTCGCCTTTGTCACGGCGGCACTGCTCGGACAGCATGCCTTGCCGGCGGAAGCCGCACAGGTCGTCGCCGCCAAGTTGGGTCTCGACGGCGATGCTGTCGCGCTGCTTCAGACCATCCCGCTGCGCGGCAGCATTCCCGATCGCGTGCCGACCGATCCCACCATCTATCGCTTCTACGAGATGCTGCAGGTCTATGGCACCACGCTGAAGGCGCTCGTTCACGAGAAGTTCGGCGACGGCATCATCAGTGCGATCAACTTCAAGCTGGACGTCCAGAAGATTGACGATCCGGAAGGCGGCTCCCGCGCCGTGATCACGCTCGACGGCAAGTACCTGCCGACCAAGCCATTCTGA
- a CDS encoding nucleoside deaminase produces MDFVKRTIDLAMKNVEEGGRPFATVIVRDGEVIAESPNRVAQTGDPTAHAEILAVREACKKLGTEHLTDCDFYILASPCPMCLGAMYYCSPRQVTYITTREDYAPFYRDDRKYFELDTFYAEFSKPVGERRMPMIQQKSTEAIKVYQRWKELNAK; encoded by the coding sequence ATGGATTTTGTAAAGCGCACCATCGACCTCGCCATGAAGAACGTGGAGGAGGGTGGACGCCCCTTTGCCACCGTGATCGTTCGCGATGGCGAAGTCATCGCCGAAAGCCCGAATCGGGTGGCCCAGACCGGCGACCCGACCGCACATGCGGAGATCCTCGCCGTTCGCGAAGCCTGCAAAAAGCTGGGGACCGAGCACCTGACCGATTGCGACTTCTACATCCTGGCCAGTCCGTGCCCGATGTGCCTGGGTGCGATGTACTACTGCAGCCCGCGACAGGTGACTTACATCACCACGCGCGAGGATTACGCGCCGTTCTATCGTGACGACCGCAAGTACTTCGAGCTGGATACGTTCTATGCCGAGTTCAGCAAGCCTGTTGGTGAGCGCCGCATGCCGATGATCCAGCAGAAGAGTACGGAGGCGATCAAGGTCTATCAGCGCTGGAAGGAACTCAACGCGAAGTAA
- a CDS encoding (2Fe-2S)-binding protein translates to MIVLSINGQDTQVDVPDDMPLLWVLRDVLGLNGTKFGCGMAQCGACTVHLDGEAVRSCVLPVTGAVGKKITTIEGLNATDLGKRVQQAWLGIEVAQCGYCQTGQIMSAAALLTQKPTPTDEDIDAAMSGNLCRCGTYVRIRAAIKQAATGQITLPQTIA, encoded by the coding sequence ATGATCGTTCTTTCCATCAACGGCCAGGACACCCAGGTCGACGTGCCCGACGATATGCCGTTGCTATGGGTATTGCGCGACGTGCTGGGCCTCAACGGCACCAAGTTTGGATGTGGCATGGCCCAGTGCGGTGCGTGCACCGTGCATCTGGATGGCGAGGCTGTGCGGTCGTGCGTGTTACCCGTGACAGGCGCCGTAGGCAAGAAGATCACCACCATCGAAGGCCTGAACGCCACCGACCTCGGCAAGCGCGTGCAGCAGGCATGGCTGGGTATCGAAGTGGCGCAATGCGGTTACTGCCAAACCGGCCAGATCATGTCCGCCGCAGCGCTGCTGACGCAGAAGCCGACGCCAACCGACGAAGACATCGATGCGGCCATGTCGGGCAACCTCTGCCGGTGCGGGACCTACGTGCGTATTCGTGCGGCGATCAAGCAAGCCGCTACCGGTCAGATCACGCTGCCGCAGACCATCGCCTGA
- a CDS encoding FG-GAP repeat protein, translated as MAVAFHARAEEAAIIQVDPQTQARVTLSPNRIVIRFLLSGKTQTLNIKPTDADGGYRLATDDFNFDGHQDVAIVDSYDGVTEGYQIFLFDPAGQRFVPLEVKQSGSCAGLSSVTVDPKSRTLFSACRGAGWNLDAYRYAADGGIYLYQSTEDAGIDSNPALERLFGVKQGDTPIGRLLTYDDRGRVIARVLAHRDSLAIVHGSAQVIAPHLPMYDKPGHGTSGRHLVRGDHVDVEDVSADLHWARVTYRNATKGSIEGWVNISGLSPR; from the coding sequence TTGGCGGTCGCATTTCACGCGCGAGCGGAAGAGGCCGCCATCATCCAGGTCGACCCGCAAACCCAGGCCCGGGTGACGTTATCGCCCAATCGCATCGTGATTCGCTTTCTGCTGAGCGGAAAGACGCAAACGCTGAATATCAAACCGACCGATGCGGACGGCGGCTACCGCCTGGCAACGGACGATTTCAATTTCGATGGCCATCAGGATGTCGCCATCGTCGATTCCTACGACGGTGTGACCGAGGGCTACCAGATCTTCCTTTTCGATCCAGCGGGGCAGCGCTTCGTGCCGCTGGAGGTCAAGCAAAGCGGTAGCTGCGCAGGCCTTTCGAGCGTCACTGTCGACCCCAAGAGCCGCACGCTGTTCAGCGCGTGCCGCGGGGCGGGCTGGAACCTGGATGCTTATCGCTATGCAGCCGATGGTGGGATCTATCTCTATCAGTCGACCGAGGACGCCGGTATCGACAGCAACCCGGCGCTGGAGCGGCTGTTTGGTGTCAAGCAAGGAGACACGCCCATCGGTCGCTTGCTGACCTACGACGACCGTGGCCGCGTGATCGCACGCGTCCTCGCGCATCGCGACAGCTTGGCGATCGTTCACGGCAGTGCGCAGGTGATCGCGCCTCACCTACCGATGTATGACAAGCCAGGCCATGGCACATCGGGGCGCCATCTTGTGCGGGGAGATCATGTCGACGTGGAGGACGTTTCCGCGGATCTGCATTGGGCTCGGGTGACGTATCGCAACGCCACGAAGGGAAGCATCGAGGGCTGGGTCAATATCAGCGGACTTTCGCCGCGATGA
- a CDS encoding c-type cytochrome: MKIGRVIGTLVGAIVLVAAGFTVYALVSVTHSGNEQAAQPAGAGAPADLPAQMAHGEYLVRAADCEACHTAPGGQPFAGGVAFKLPFGTIYSSNITADPETGIGNWSDDDFVRALHAGVDKEGRPLYPAFPYTSYTALSRDDIVAIKTYLFSLPSVRAPARPNDLSFPFNQRWTLSLWNALFLKKERFQPEQGKSEAWNRGAYLATALGHCGECHTPRNVAFAMDSGKALAGAELQGWKAYNITSDKEHGVGSWSDQELVDYFSKGHAAGRGTASGPMGEVVGYSLQYLTPSDLSALVTYLRDVKPQQGGAAMPAPTTAVPASAVATTSLGEQLFVGACVGCHTQSGQGRETDYAMLTGLRSVRDPHATNLTQIIISGSVLHVGGQEIFMPSFGRAYSDTEIAALSNYVVQHFGDQQGRLSAADIAARRQP; this comes from the coding sequence ATGAAGATCGGGCGAGTAATCGGGACACTCGTCGGCGCGATCGTCCTGGTCGCGGCCGGATTCACCGTCTACGCACTGGTTTCCGTCACGCACAGCGGTAACGAGCAGGCGGCGCAGCCCGCTGGGGCGGGGGCACCGGCTGATCTTCCGGCGCAGATGGCGCACGGTGAGTACCTGGTGCGTGCCGCCGATTGCGAGGCCTGCCACACAGCTCCGGGTGGACAACCGTTTGCGGGTGGCGTGGCATTCAAGCTGCCATTCGGCACGATCTACTCATCGAACATCACTGCAGACCCGGAGACCGGCATCGGTAACTGGAGCGACGACGACTTCGTGCGCGCATTGCATGCCGGCGTCGACAAGGAAGGTCGCCCGCTGTATCCCGCGTTCCCCTATACCTCGTACACCGCACTCAGCCGCGATGACATCGTGGCAATCAAGACCTATCTCTTCAGCTTGCCGTCGGTACGTGCACCCGCGCGCCCCAATGATTTGTCTTTCCCGTTCAACCAACGCTGGACGCTGAGCTTGTGGAATGCGCTGTTCCTCAAGAAGGAGCGGTTCCAGCCGGAGCAGGGCAAATCAGAGGCGTGGAATCGTGGCGCGTATCTCGCCACAGCCCTGGGGCATTGCGGCGAATGCCATACACCTCGCAACGTTGCATTTGCCATGGATAGCGGCAAGGCCTTGGCAGGCGCCGAGTTGCAGGGCTGGAAGGCTTACAACATCACGTCCGATAAGGAGCATGGCGTTGGCTCATGGAGCGACCAAGAGCTGGTCGACTACTTCTCGAAAGGCCATGCTGCAGGTCGAGGCACCGCCTCCGGGCCGATGGGCGAGGTGGTGGGTTACAGCCTGCAATACCTCACCCCATCCGATCTGTCCGCACTCGTCACTTACCTGCGTGACGTCAAACCCCAGCAGGGTGGTGCAGCGATGCCGGCCCCCACGACTGCCGTACCGGCATCAGCCGTCGCGACCACAAGCCTGGGTGAGCAGCTATTCGTGGGGGCTTGCGTGGGATGCCATACGCAAAGCGGTCAGGGGCGCGAGACCGACTATGCCATGTTGACCGGCCTGCGTTCCGTGCGCGATCCGCACGCCACCAATCTCACTCAAATCATCATCAGCGGCTCGGTACTGCACGTGGGCGGTCAAGAGATCTTCATGCCGTCGTTTGGCCGCGCTTACTCGGATACCGAGATTGCCGCGCTGTCCAACTACGTGGTCCAGCACTTTGGCGACCAGCAGGGACGACTCAGTGCCGCCGACATCGCCGCGCGACGTCAGCCGTGA
- a CDS encoding xanthine dehydrogenase family protein molybdopterin-binding subunit: MMLRVDPAQEEIELQNPARRELLKRGGLVVAFIWLGGASRVWGFSEGTRLNADDPRFAPNAFVRVGSDGSIQLVMPCIEMGQGAYTGQATLLAEELDVGLDQITVEHAPANRKLYANPLLGDQATGGSTTIRFCWTSLRDAGAAARTMLVAAAAQRWKVDASQCTVARGVVTHTASGRTLRYGELADAAAGIAPPAKPVLKDPKDFQLIGKPMRRVDTPGKVDGTLPFGIDIRVPGMKVATVRACPTFGGTLASVDDTRARAIPGVLKVVKLDNAVAVIGEHFWAAKKGLDALTIQWNAGANHQFTTEQLFKDLADASEHGTPILGREVGNVDKVTGKVVSATYQMPLLAHATMEPINATVHVRPDGCDIWVGTQVPARCVDVAMRVTGLPAERIQVHNQYMGGGFGRRLFEDSVGQAVGIARQVDYPVKVIWTREEDIAQDRYRPAYYDRISATLDDQGRPLAWKDRTTGASVLATFAPPAMGKNGLDSDLVECAAELPYEVPNLRVDWVRHDMPDGVPIGWWRGVGPTHNVFVVESFVDELAHTVGKDPVDYRRAILGDNPRAKAVLELAVEKSGWGKGDVPARHGRGIALAAPFGSYLCVVTDVEVSPQGEVMLRRAVAVVDCGTVVNPNTVEAQIQGGLVFGWSAAMYSGITLKNGAVEQRNFNDYRVLRLNQTPPIEVHLVPSKESPGGIGETGTVMAMPSLTNAIFAATGVRLRTLPIDRSALVQDKDALKSVLSATSSASPMGRLA; the protein is encoded by the coding sequence ATGATGCTTCGCGTGGATCCCGCCCAGGAAGAGATCGAACTACAGAACCCCGCGCGTCGCGAATTACTCAAGCGTGGCGGGCTGGTGGTGGCCTTTATATGGCTGGGTGGTGCGAGCCGGGTGTGGGGTTTCTCGGAAGGCACGCGACTGAACGCGGATGATCCACGCTTCGCACCCAATGCGTTCGTGCGCGTGGGGAGCGACGGCAGCATTCAGCTGGTGATGCCGTGCATCGAGATGGGGCAAGGCGCCTATACCGGGCAGGCCACCTTGCTTGCCGAGGAACTGGACGTTGGGCTGGATCAGATCACCGTCGAGCACGCGCCGGCGAATCGCAAGCTGTACGCCAACCCGTTGCTGGGTGATCAAGCCACCGGTGGGTCGACCACCATCCGCTTTTGCTGGACCAGCCTGCGCGATGCCGGCGCCGCCGCGCGCACCATGCTTGTGGCCGCCGCCGCGCAACGCTGGAAGGTAGACGCATCGCAATGCACCGTGGCGCGCGGTGTGGTCACGCACACGGCCAGCGGACGCACGCTGCGATACGGTGAACTCGCGGACGCTGCAGCGGGCATCGCGCCACCCGCCAAGCCCGTGCTGAAAGACCCCAAGGATTTCCAGCTGATCGGCAAACCGATGCGTCGCGTAGACACACCGGGGAAGGTCGATGGCACCTTGCCGTTCGGCATCGACATCCGCGTTCCCGGCATGAAGGTGGCGACGGTGCGGGCGTGCCCGACATTCGGCGGCACGCTGGCATCGGTGGACGATACGCGCGCTCGGGCGATTCCCGGTGTACTCAAGGTGGTGAAGCTGGATAACGCGGTCGCCGTCATCGGCGAACATTTCTGGGCGGCGAAGAAAGGATTGGATGCGCTGACTATCCAATGGAACGCGGGTGCCAATCACCAATTCACCACCGAGCAGTTGTTCAAGGACCTGGCCGATGCGTCCGAACACGGCACGCCTATCCTGGGGCGCGAGGTCGGTAACGTCGACAAGGTCACGGGCAAGGTCGTTTCCGCCACCTACCAAATGCCCTTGTTGGCTCACGCCACCATGGAGCCGATCAACGCCACGGTGCACGTGCGTCCGGACGGTTGCGACATTTGGGTCGGTACGCAGGTGCCGGCGCGCTGCGTCGATGTTGCCATGCGGGTGACCGGCCTGCCGGCCGAGCGCATCCAGGTGCACAACCAGTACATGGGCGGCGGCTTCGGCAGGCGATTGTTTGAGGATTCCGTTGGGCAGGCGGTCGGCATCGCCCGACAAGTGGATTATCCAGTCAAGGTGATCTGGACGCGCGAGGAAGACATCGCGCAGGATCGCTATCGTCCCGCCTACTACGACCGCATCTCCGCCACGCTCGACGACCAAGGGCGACCCTTGGCATGGAAGGATCGCACCACCGGTGCATCGGTTCTGGCGACGTTCGCGCCACCGGCCATGGGCAAGAACGGCCTGGATTCCGACCTGGTGGAGTGCGCGGCCGAACTGCCCTACGAGGTGCCCAACCTTCGCGTCGACTGGGTGCGGCACGATATGCCCGACGGTGTGCCGATCGGCTGGTGGCGTGGCGTGGGGCCAACACATAACGTGTTCGTCGTCGAAAGCTTCGTCGACGAACTCGCGCACACCGTCGGCAAAGATCCGGTGGACTATCGGCGCGCGATCCTGGGCGACAATCCCCGCGCCAAGGCGGTGCTAGAGCTGGCCGTAGAGAAGTCCGGCTGGGGCAAAGGCGATGTGCCTGCGCGTCACGGTCGTGGCATCGCACTCGCTGCGCCCTTTGGCAGTTACCTCTGTGTAGTGACGGATGTCGAGGTGTCACCGCAGGGTGAAGTCATGCTGCGCCGGGCCGTGGCGGTGGTCGATTGCGGTACGGTGGTAAACCCCAACACGGTCGAGGCACAGATCCAGGGCGGACTGGTGTTCGGCTGGAGTGCGGCCATGTACAGCGGCATCACCTTGAAGAACGGCGCCGTGGAGCAGCGGAACTTCAACGATTACCGGGTGCTTCGACTTAACCAAACGCCGCCCATCGAGGTTCATCTGGTGCCGAGCAAGGAGTCACCGGGTGGTATCGGTGAAACCGGTACGGTGATGGCCATGCCTAGCCTGACGAATGCGATATTCGCGGCAACGGGCGTGCGCTTGCGCACCTTGCCTATCGATCGTTCGGCGCTCGTGCAAGACAAGGACGCACTGAAGTCCGTGCTGTCGGCAACATCGTCGGCCTCGCCGATGGGGAGGCTCGCATGA
- a CDS encoding FUSC family protein, whose product MRRGSRMALFLAGERQAWIFVFKCLLAFYLTAWLSMLFQLKQPATAMITVAIVMHPQRGMVLAKSFYRAIGTVAGSVFALLLMAAFPQQRELFVFSLSLWVGLCSGGAVLHRNFMAYGFVLAGYTAAVVALPAVSDPYRVFDTAMLRVSEVMLGIVIAALVSDIVWPERLRDVLQRTEREHFDDFIAFAREGLLGGIPREQLEQAHLRCVRAAVQLEDLRASVIFEDPQARVRSSRMRLLNLRYMAAATSFQSLHHLVNRLERNHHGRTARALTQLYAPVSAALAPMASPALRPLAARLDTCEAALPSLAMQLRTTLRQDPDLLLQFDSGAALLSRFAGELRDFAALEATLRETQGHLQGEIEEVTFKRPNDKVAPLIAVARTFITMLGLSVFWLATDWPLATTAMLLATLFSGLLATTSAPVAVTANTLGGFALGVVASYIASFWLLPGSDGFTMLVLGTLPLLMIGPYLTTRNATLPGVGTGYTLGFVLTLALKNPMVYDPDRFINEALASMFGLMVTGIAFMLIPAVVGSHWLRQRQMQQLRRQVQLAATAPTHGLLYAFESGNRDLFHQIVEHTRHGSAQSRSLMAWGLAVHDCGRTLIELRQDVQHAALPVIVRGSVQQAVRALAELYDAPDVARWQAADHAVERAIQLASLALPQARASCQPALSHLLQLRNALRDDESALAPYIARTGLGWTLGDIDAPPH is encoded by the coding sequence ATGCGGCGAGGTTCCCGCATGGCGTTGTTCCTCGCTGGCGAGCGCCAGGCGTGGATCTTCGTATTCAAGTGCCTGTTGGCGTTCTACCTCACCGCATGGCTGTCGATGCTGTTCCAACTGAAGCAGCCCGCGACGGCCATGATCACTGTCGCCATCGTGATGCATCCGCAACGTGGCATGGTGCTCGCCAAGAGCTTCTATCGCGCCATCGGCACAGTGGCTGGCAGCGTGTTCGCGCTTCTGCTGATGGCTGCGTTTCCACAGCAGCGCGAGCTGTTTGTGTTCAGCCTGTCACTATGGGTGGGCCTGTGCTCAGGGGGCGCCGTGCTCCATCGCAACTTCATGGCCTACGGCTTTGTGCTGGCTGGTTACACCGCGGCAGTGGTGGCGTTGCCTGCGGTTAGCGACCCCTATCGAGTCTTCGACACAGCCATGCTTCGCGTCAGCGAGGTCATGCTAGGCATCGTCATTGCCGCGCTGGTCAGCGATATCGTTTGGCCGGAGCGCTTGCGCGATGTGTTGCAGCGCACCGAGCGCGAACACTTTGATGACTTCATTGCCTTTGCGCGCGAAGGCCTGCTCGGCGGCATCCCTCGCGAACAATTGGAACAGGCCCACCTGCGTTGCGTGCGCGCTGCGGTGCAATTGGAGGATCTGCGCGCCTCCGTGATCTTCGAGGATCCACAGGCGCGCGTGCGAAGCAGCCGCATGCGGCTATTGAACCTGCGCTACATGGCGGCTGCCACCAGCTTTCAGTCCCTGCATCATCTGGTCAATCGCCTGGAGCGCAACCATCACGGTCGCACGGCGCGAGCGCTTACCCAGCTCTATGCGCCAGTCAGCGCGGCGCTTGCACCCATGGCATCCCCAGCGTTGAGGCCGCTTGCCGCCCGCCTGGACACTTGCGAAGCAGCGCTCCCCTCGCTGGCGATGCAACTGCGCACGACCCTGCGCCAGGATCCGGATCTTTTGCTGCAATTCGATAGCGGCGCCGCATTGCTGTCCCGCTTCGCCGGTGAACTTCGCGACTTTGCCGCACTGGAGGCGACCCTGCGCGAGACACAGGGGCATCTGCAAGGCGAGATAGAGGAGGTCACTTTCAAGCGCCCCAACGATAAGGTTGCCCCGCTGATTGCCGTGGCGCGCACGTTCATCACCATGCTGGGCCTTAGCGTGTTCTGGCTGGCAACAGATTGGCCATTGGCCACTACCGCCATGTTGCTGGCAACGCTATTCAGCGGGCTGCTAGCCACCACGAGCGCCCCGGTAGCTGTCACGGCCAACACGCTAGGCGGCTTCGCGCTTGGCGTCGTGGCCTCATACATCGCCTCGTTCTGGCTGCTGCCCGGTAGCGACGGCTTCACCATGTTGGTGCTGGGAACGCTACCGCTGTTGATGATTGGGCCTTACCTGACTACCCGCAATGCGACTCTGCCCGGCGTAGGCACGGGGTACACGCTGGGCTTCGTACTCACCCTGGCACTGAAGAACCCGATGGTGTACGACCCGGATCGCTTCATCAACGAAGCGCTAGCGTCCATGTTCGGCCTGATGGTCACGGGCATAGCGTTCATGCTTATCCCTGCCGTTGTCGGCTCTCACTGGCTGCGGCAACGCCAGATGCAGCAACTGCGACGACAGGTGCAACTCGCTGCCACAGCACCCACGCACGGCCTGCTCTATGCGTTCGAAAGCGGTAATCGCGATCTCTTTCACCAGATCGTTGAGCACACCCGCCATGGTAGCGCGCAATCACGCAGCCTGATGGCCTGGGGGCTGGCGGTTCACGACTGCGGCCGCACGCTGATCGAGCTTCGCCAGGACGTACAGCACGCAGCACTCCCCGTCATCGTACGCGGTTCCGTGCAACAGGCCGTACGGGCACTGGCTGAGTTGTACGATGCGCCGGATGTAGCGCGATGGCAAGCGGCCGATCACGCCGTCGAGCGCGCTATCCAGCTCGCGTCCCTTGCCTTGCCGCAGGCGCGCGCGAGCTGCCAGCCGGCCCTGTCTCACCTTCTGCAACTACGCAACGCGTTGCGCGATGATGAATCCGCGCTTGCACCGTATATCGCCAGGACGGGATTAGGATGGACGCTCGGTGACATCGACGCGCCTCCGCATTGA
- a CDS encoding LysR family transcriptional regulator yields MEPYRLGDIAAFVAAVRSGSFTAAATGLGLTRSAVGKSIARLESQLGVRLLHRTTRKLSLTDEGSIVYERWRQILEELEDVDATMALRRSHPTGTLRLITPPSFGQRHIMPVIHDYLKQWPELRAELWFTDRFVDLIEEGFDIALRIGTPKQDSLILTRTVAWQQFIVCASPEYLARRGAPMNPAELADHDTIVYINAERPRPWRLQTENGPFLYEGPGRINIDNSEAVRESALAGFGLAHLANYVIGDDLRAGRLVEVLRAYRPPPDPIRLVYPSKRHLTPRTRAFIDFLVERWGAGAPWDSAIAPHT; encoded by the coding sequence ATGGAACCTTATCGACTTGGCGATATCGCCGCCTTCGTGGCCGCTGTAAGGTCCGGCAGCTTCACGGCCGCCGCCACCGGTCTCGGACTCACACGCTCCGCCGTGGGCAAGAGCATCGCGCGCCTGGAGAGCCAGCTTGGTGTGCGACTGCTTCATCGCACCACGCGCAAGCTGAGCCTGACGGACGAAGGCAGCATCGTCTACGAGCGCTGGCGACAGATTCTGGAAGAACTGGAGGACGTGGACGCCACGATGGCGCTGCGCCGCAGCCACCCCACAGGTACGCTCAGGCTGATTACGCCACCGTCCTTTGGTCAGCGCCACATCATGCCGGTGATCCACGACTACCTGAAGCAATGGCCGGAGCTTCGCGCAGAGCTGTGGTTCACTGACCGCTTCGTGGATCTGATCGAAGAAGGCTTCGACATTGCCTTGCGCATCGGCACTCCCAAGCAGGACTCGCTGATATTGACTCGCACGGTGGCCTGGCAGCAGTTCATCGTCTGCGCATCGCCGGAATACCTGGCCAGGCGCGGCGCGCCGATGAATCCCGCTGAGCTGGCCGACCACGACACCATCGTTTACATCAACGCCGAGCGGCCACGACCGTGGCGCCTGCAAACCGAGAATGGTCCCTTCCTGTACGAGGGTCCGGGCCGGATAAACATCGACAACTCCGAAGCCGTACGCGAGTCGGCCCTGGCGGGATTCGGGCTTGCCCATCTGGCCAATTACGTCATCGGCGACGACTTGCGTGCAGGCAGGCTGGTGGAAGTCTTGCGCGCGTACCGTCCGCCACCGGATCCCATCCGCTTGGTCTATCCGAGCAAACGCCATCTAACGCCTCGGACTCGCGCATTCATCGATTTTCTCGTGGAGCGCTGGGGCGCCGGTGCGCCGTGGGATTCGGCCATTGCCCCGCATACCTGA